A window from Dromaius novaehollandiae isolate bDroNov1 chromosome 1, bDroNov1.hap1, whole genome shotgun sequence encodes these proteins:
- the CRYAA gene encoding alpha-crystallin A chain → MDITIQHPWFKRALGPLIPSRLFDQFFGEGLLEYDLLPLFSSTISPYYRQSLFRSVLESGISEVRSDREKFTIMLDVKHFSPEDLSVKIIDEFVEIHGKHSERQDDHGYIAREFHRRYRLPSNVDQSAITCSLSSDGMLTFSGPKVQANMDPSHSERPIPVSREEKPTSAPSS, encoded by the exons atgGACATTACCATCCAGCACCCTTGGTTCAAACGTGCTCTGGGACCCCTGATTCCAAGCCGTTTGTTCGACCAGTTTTTTGGAGAGGGTCTTCTCGAATACGATCTTCTGCCTTTGTTCTCTTCCACTATCAGCCCTTACTACAGGCAGTCTCTCTTCCGCAGCGTGCTGGAGTCAGGCATTTCAGAG GTGAGATCTGACCGGGAAAAATTTACAATCATGCTGGATGTAAAACATTTCTCTCCTGAAGACCTAAGTGTGAAGATTATTGATGAATTTGTGGAAATCCATGGCAAGCACAGTGAAAGACAG GACGACCATGGCTACATCGCCCGTGAATTCCACCGCCGGTACCGCCTGCCCTCCAACGTGGACCAGTCCGCCATCACCTGCTCCCTCTCCAGCGACGGCATGCTGACCTTCTCTGGCCCCAAGGTCCAGGCCAACATGGACCCCAGCCACAGTGAGAGACCCATCCCTGTGTCCCGGGAGGAGAAGCCCACCTCTGCACCTTCCTCTTAG